From one Luteipulveratus mongoliensis genomic stretch:
- a CDS encoding TetR/AcrR family transcriptional regulator, whose product MTAAPGVGPRTPAVDREAPTARQVQLLTAAVQVVGESGLRGLTHRAVDREAGLPEGTCSVSYRTRIALLSALAEFVGNTLTDQIQAMGDVLPEPEEAGGPEPAIAATIDLLSGWLQFPAGLICMCELGLEMIRTPSLREMFQPWREHMLDVVEGIVERGGKTEPRLRAQAILASVEGVLMSALERTPEERTDYLRDTLSMVMRGLTEIDLEAPTGP is encoded by the coding sequence GTGACGGCAGCACCAGGTGTCGGGCCACGGACTCCGGCCGTCGACCGGGAGGCCCCGACGGCACGGCAGGTTCAGCTGCTGACTGCGGCCGTGCAGGTCGTGGGGGAGTCGGGCCTACGCGGGCTGACGCATCGCGCCGTCGACCGGGAAGCCGGTCTGCCCGAGGGCACCTGCTCGGTGTCGTACCGCACCCGGATCGCCCTGCTCAGTGCGCTGGCGGAGTTCGTCGGCAACACGTTGACCGACCAGATCCAGGCGATGGGCGACGTGCTCCCGGAGCCTGAGGAGGCGGGCGGGCCCGAGCCTGCTATCGCGGCCACCATCGATCTGCTGAGCGGGTGGCTGCAGTTCCCGGCCGGACTGATCTGCATGTGTGAGCTGGGTCTGGAGATGATCCGTACGCCGTCGCTGCGTGAGATGTTCCAGCCGTGGCGCGAGCACATGCTGGACGTGGTCGAGGGGATCGTCGAGCGTGGCGGCAAGACCGAGCCGCGGCTGCGGGCCCAGGCCATCCTCGCCAGCGTCGAGGGCGTCCTGATGAGTGCTCTCGAGCGCACTCCGGAGGAGCGGACGGACTACCTGCGCGACACGCTGTCGATGGTGATGCGAGGTCTGACCGAGATCGACCTCGAAGCGCCTACTGGTCCTTGA
- a CDS encoding antitoxin codes for MAITDLINKAKQWASKNPDKARQAIDKVEDAVDSKTGGKYRAQVDKAGDAVGGQLGVPKGTDQGQQQAPQGDGQTPAPQQPEGQKPQAPQQGQEPPAAG; via the coding sequence ATGGCGATCACAGACCTCATCAACAAGGCCAAGCAGTGGGCCTCGAAGAACCCCGACAAGGCACGGCAGGCGATCGACAAGGTCGAGGATGCCGTTGACAGCAAGACCGGCGGCAAGTATCGCGCCCAGGTCGACAAGGCCGGCGACGCGGTCGGTGGTCAGCTCGGTGTTCCTAAGGGGACCGATCAGGGCCAGCAGCAGGCTCCGCAGGGCGACGGTCAGACGCCGGCCCCGCAGCAGCCGGAGGGCCAGAAGCCGCAGGCGCCCCAGCAGGGTCAGGAGCCCCCGGCCGCCGGCTGA